One genomic region from Clarias gariepinus isolate MV-2021 ecotype Netherlands chromosome 22, CGAR_prim_01v2, whole genome shotgun sequence encodes:
- the LOC128510067 gene encoding cadherin-like protein 26 isoform X1 has translation MRTICFLFLLAQWAKSSPGELSSQEKKNEEASENLLIRSKRRWVLSTFEIEEELPGPYPRLFTELHNDQYKTGATKFRINGQGVTENPKGVFSINEQNGELYIQKPLDREAYSILKVQFDVLDQNDKLVDKSLYFDVIVKDKNDNPPTFSPRVYEVNLPENLKEGMLPLSLTANDKDEQGTDNSRISMRIVSQYPASPKFFLESVVNMQNSLVSKLGFTGCFDYDKVKAYKILVEARDYGKPSLSSTATVNVFITDSNTHAPVFTLPKFNTQVNESENNKEILRIPVKDQDTPRTPASRAVFTILKGNEEGNYKIETDPVTNEGVLTVIKGKDYEKTTLAELEIGLENEEPLFLCIDGKPVNPVPEALKNYSTAKIAVKVIDVNDPPVFQNKIQKVYRFEEEEPGDVLYTPTVTDEDSDPANIRYELVHDPAKWMSIDPKTGKITLVKKMDRESPYVHNSTYTVIMRAIDDGEPPATGSGTVVVYVGDKNDNTPHLTANTLVMCGNKADRLRVTAEDADAFPYNGPFIFTFGEDDPKLQSLWKLEQNPGSETILISLNRLPYGNYSVPLKIADQQGVLGHDVLKVVICDCGNGDVCLGPRPRSTRLHGAAIGILLGTLLLLALIVCLSFHCKKKEFKQFACTDGSPKLMSYNEEGGISDCKSAPQLYQSQNGIYQDVNPDMTRIKEWIYPSSADHFANLRRGSGQSPNGIYQGLMPEMIKFEPRIYPNSADHLANLKRESVRGWTKNRNSTYNSTRGGFTRSFRPVSDWNMQEHIGRKLYNLSVEQQDFPECYPHDYGAEETNNEVVTLDQLSVYSTEDNLDFLQNLGPKFCTLDMICQQGLKEKNMKL, from the exons ATGAGGACAatatgctttctttttcttctggct CAGTGGGCCAAGAGTTCACCTGGTGAACTAAGCAGCCAGGAGAAGAAAAATGAAGAGGCAAGT gaGAATCTTCTTATTCGGAGCAAGAGGAGATGGGTCCTGTCGACTTTTGAAATTGAAGAGGAACTTCCTGGACCTTATCCCAGACTATTCACAGAG TTGCACAATGATCAGTACAAAACTGGAGCCACCAAATTCCGTATCAATGGCCAGGGTGTGACAGAGAATCCAAAGGGTGTGTTTTCAATTAATGAACAGAATGGGGAACTCTACATACAAAAGCCCTTAGACCGGGAAGCGTACTCCATTTTAAAA GTGCAGTTTGATGTGTTGGATCAGAATGATAAATTGGTTGACAAATCATTATATTTCGATGTGATCGTAAAGGACAAGAATGATAATCCACCAACATTTAGCCCTAGAGTTTATGAGGTTAATCTTCCAGAGAACCTAAAAGAAG GTATGCTTCCACTTTCACTGACAGCAAATGACAAAGATGAGCAAGGCACAGATAACTCTCGTATCTCAATGAGGATTGTGTCCCAGTATCCAGCCTCACCAAAATTTTTCCTGGAATCCGTTGTTAACATGCAGAACAGCTTGGTCTCAAAGCTTGGCTTTACTGGATGCTTTGATTATGAT AAAGTAAAGGCTTATAAAATCCTTGTTGAAGCTCgggattatgggaagccatcaCTTTCATCCACCGCGACTGTAAATGTCTTCATCACTGACTCCAACACACATGCACCTGTGTTCACTCTTCCAAAG TTCAATACTCAGGTTAATGAGTCAGAAAACAATAAGGAGATTTTAAGGATTCCTGTGAAAGACCAGGACACTCCCAGAACTCCAGCATCCAGAGCAGTGTTCACTATCCTGAAGGGTAATGAGGAGGGCAACTACAAGATAGAGACGGATCCAGTTACCAATGAAGGAGTGCTGACTGTCATCAAG GGAAAGGATTATGAGAAAACTACTCTAGCTGAGCTGGAAATAGGACTGGAGAATGAAGAgccattatttttatgcattgaTGGAAAGCCAGTTAATCCTGTACCAGAGGCTTTGAAAAATTACAGCACGGCTAAAATTGCTGTTAAAGTAATTGATGTGAATGACCCACCCGTGTTTCAGAATAAAATTCAGAAGGTTTACAGATTTGAGGAGGAGGAGCCGGGAGATGTGTTGTATACACCCACAGTCACAGATGAGGATTCAGATCCAGCAAACATTAG GTATGAGCTCGTACATGATCCAGCTAAGTGGATGTCTATAGACCCAAAGACAGGCAAGATTACCCTGGTAAAGAAGATGGACCGTGAGTCTCCCTATGTCCACAACAGTACCTACACTGTCATTATGCGAGCGATAGATGATG GGGAACCTCCTGCCACAGGTTCAGGCACTGTTGTGGTCTATGTTGGGGATAAGAATGATAACACACCTCATCTAACTGCTAATACTTTAGTAATGTGTGGAAACAAAGCTGACAGACTCAGAGTCACAGCAGAGGATGCAGATGCTTTTCCATATAACGGACCCTTCATCTTTACTTTTGGCGAGGATGATCCAAAGCTGCAGAGCCTGTGGAAGTTAGAACAAAACCCAG GGTCCGAGACCATATTGATTAGTCTGAATCGTCTGCCATATGGGAATTATTCAGTTCCACTGAAGATTGCTGACCAACAGGGAGTACTAGGACATGATGTCTTAAAAGTGGTCATATGTGACTGTGGGAATGGAGATGTGTGTCTGGGCCCGCGACCTCGATCGACCAGGCTCCATGGAGCAGCTATAGGGATTCTACTGGGAACACTGCTGTTGCTGGCCT TGATTGTCTGCTTAAGTTTTCACTGCAAGAAAAAGGAATTCAAGCAATTCGCGTGTACTGATGGCAGCCCAAAATTGATGTCGTACAATGAAGAAGGAGGCATTTCAGACTGCAAG TCTGCTCCACAACTCTACCAAAGCCAAAATGGAATTTATCAAGACGTGAATCCTGACATGACACGG ATTAAGGAATGGATTTATCCCAGCAGTGCTGATCATTTTGCAAACCTTAGGAGAGGAAGTGGTCAG AGCCCAAATGGCATTTATCAAGGCTTGATGCCCGAAATGATAAAG TTTGAGCCACGGATTTATCCCAACAGCGCTGATCATTTGGCAAACCTGAAGAGAGAAAGTGTTAGG GGCTGGACTAAAAACAGGAATAGTACATATAACAGCACAAGG GGTGGATTCACCAGATCCTTTAGGCCTGTGTCAGACTGGAACATGCAAGAACACATTGGAAG
- the LOC128510067 gene encoding cadherin-like protein 26 isoform X5 yields MRTICFLFLLAQWAKSSPGELSSQEKKNEEASENLLIRSKRRWVLSTFEIEEELPGPYPRLFTELHNDQYKTGATKFRINGQGVTENPKGVFSINEQNGELYIQKPLDREAYSILKVQFDVLDQNDKLVDKSLYFDVIVKDKNDNPPTFSPRVYEVNLPENLKEGMLPLSLTANDKDEQGTDNSRISMRIVSQYPASPKFFLESVVNMQNSLVSKLGFTGCFDYDKVKAYKILVEARDYGKPSLSSTATVNVFITDSNTHAPVFTLPKFNTQVNESENNKEILRIPVKDQDTPRTPASRAVFTILKGNEEGNYKIETDPVTNEGVLTVIKGKDYEKTTLAELEIGLENEEPLFLCIDGKPVNPVPEALKNYSTAKIAVKVIDVNDPPVFQNKIQKVYRFEEEEPGDVLYTPTVTDEDSDPANIRYELVHDPAKWMSIDPKTGKITLVKKMDREPPATGSGTVVVYVGDKNDNTPHLTANTLVMCGNKADRLRVTAEDADAFPYNGPFIFTFGEDDPKLQSLWKLEQNPGSETILISLNRLPYGNYSVPLKIADQQGVLGHDVLKVVICDCGNGDVCLGPRPRSTRLHGAAIGILLGTLLLLALIVCLSFHCKKKEFKQFACTDGSPKLMSYNEEGGISDCKSAPQLYQSQNGIYQDVNPDMTRIKEWIYPSSADHFANLRRGSGQSPNGIYQGLMPEMIKFEPRIYPNSADHLANLKRESVRGWTKNRNSTYNSTRGGFTRSFRPVSDWNMQEHIGRKLYNLSVEQQDFPECYPHDYGAEETNNEVVTLDQLSVYSTEDNLDFLQNLGPKFCTLDMICQQGLKEKNMKL; encoded by the exons ATGAGGACAatatgctttctttttcttctggct CAGTGGGCCAAGAGTTCACCTGGTGAACTAAGCAGCCAGGAGAAGAAAAATGAAGAGGCAAGT gaGAATCTTCTTATTCGGAGCAAGAGGAGATGGGTCCTGTCGACTTTTGAAATTGAAGAGGAACTTCCTGGACCTTATCCCAGACTATTCACAGAG TTGCACAATGATCAGTACAAAACTGGAGCCACCAAATTCCGTATCAATGGCCAGGGTGTGACAGAGAATCCAAAGGGTGTGTTTTCAATTAATGAACAGAATGGGGAACTCTACATACAAAAGCCCTTAGACCGGGAAGCGTACTCCATTTTAAAA GTGCAGTTTGATGTGTTGGATCAGAATGATAAATTGGTTGACAAATCATTATATTTCGATGTGATCGTAAAGGACAAGAATGATAATCCACCAACATTTAGCCCTAGAGTTTATGAGGTTAATCTTCCAGAGAACCTAAAAGAAG GTATGCTTCCACTTTCACTGACAGCAAATGACAAAGATGAGCAAGGCACAGATAACTCTCGTATCTCAATGAGGATTGTGTCCCAGTATCCAGCCTCACCAAAATTTTTCCTGGAATCCGTTGTTAACATGCAGAACAGCTTGGTCTCAAAGCTTGGCTTTACTGGATGCTTTGATTATGAT AAAGTAAAGGCTTATAAAATCCTTGTTGAAGCTCgggattatgggaagccatcaCTTTCATCCACCGCGACTGTAAATGTCTTCATCACTGACTCCAACACACATGCACCTGTGTTCACTCTTCCAAAG TTCAATACTCAGGTTAATGAGTCAGAAAACAATAAGGAGATTTTAAGGATTCCTGTGAAAGACCAGGACACTCCCAGAACTCCAGCATCCAGAGCAGTGTTCACTATCCTGAAGGGTAATGAGGAGGGCAACTACAAGATAGAGACGGATCCAGTTACCAATGAAGGAGTGCTGACTGTCATCAAG GGAAAGGATTATGAGAAAACTACTCTAGCTGAGCTGGAAATAGGACTGGAGAATGAAGAgccattatttttatgcattgaTGGAAAGCCAGTTAATCCTGTACCAGAGGCTTTGAAAAATTACAGCACGGCTAAAATTGCTGTTAAAGTAATTGATGTGAATGACCCACCCGTGTTTCAGAATAAAATTCAGAAGGTTTACAGATTTGAGGAGGAGGAGCCGGGAGATGTGTTGTATACACCCACAGTCACAGATGAGGATTCAGATCCAGCAAACATTAG GTATGAGCTCGTACATGATCCAGCTAAGTGGATGTCTATAGACCCAAAGACAGGCAAGATTACCCTGGTAAAGAAGATGGACC GGGAACCTCCTGCCACAGGTTCAGGCACTGTTGTGGTCTATGTTGGGGATAAGAATGATAACACACCTCATCTAACTGCTAATACTTTAGTAATGTGTGGAAACAAAGCTGACAGACTCAGAGTCACAGCAGAGGATGCAGATGCTTTTCCATATAACGGACCCTTCATCTTTACTTTTGGCGAGGATGATCCAAAGCTGCAGAGCCTGTGGAAGTTAGAACAAAACCCAG GGTCCGAGACCATATTGATTAGTCTGAATCGTCTGCCATATGGGAATTATTCAGTTCCACTGAAGATTGCTGACCAACAGGGAGTACTAGGACATGATGTCTTAAAAGTGGTCATATGTGACTGTGGGAATGGAGATGTGTGTCTGGGCCCGCGACCTCGATCGACCAGGCTCCATGGAGCAGCTATAGGGATTCTACTGGGAACACTGCTGTTGCTGGCCT TGATTGTCTGCTTAAGTTTTCACTGCAAGAAAAAGGAATTCAAGCAATTCGCGTGTACTGATGGCAGCCCAAAATTGATGTCGTACAATGAAGAAGGAGGCATTTCAGACTGCAAG TCTGCTCCACAACTCTACCAAAGCCAAAATGGAATTTATCAAGACGTGAATCCTGACATGACACGG ATTAAGGAATGGATTTATCCCAGCAGTGCTGATCATTTTGCAAACCTTAGGAGAGGAAGTGGTCAG AGCCCAAATGGCATTTATCAAGGCTTGATGCCCGAAATGATAAAG TTTGAGCCACGGATTTATCCCAACAGCGCTGATCATTTGGCAAACCTGAAGAGAGAAAGTGTTAGG GGCTGGACTAAAAACAGGAATAGTACATATAACAGCACAAGG GGTGGATTCACCAGATCCTTTAGGCCTGTGTCAGACTGGAACATGCAAGAACACATTGGAAG